From Xylanibacter oryzae DSM 17970, a single genomic window includes:
- a CDS encoding TlpA family protein disulfide reductase, which yields MKKITILLVFLTMLTVVGAKNIRTINNPSFTVSSTYMFQIEKVDIKKESTVLHCVSYNHPGWWFKIASSSYLLADGKKIKVNSAEGIKMDTNITVDSTRQCRYSLIFPAISAKTNSIDFLEGDFDGAFQIFGINLKNKKLLYDSKAIPEMVRKAAMHPLDDNKLLPMPKWENGSATVRGKLVGYNPHMRSKIEIFPECPLDLNTASIKSTISDDGSFSAVVPLYASHQAVYIQIGDYSVSIILENGKECDLYVDLVKSSHYITDRIKEVDSYRDENECAFIYFSGAMSDVNNQITKPDVCDLKSLSRNMPKPERDNLTSEEYRDVIFKCMEKNLCTLDSLHLITSARQYMTSLIKSNTAINILYPSWSYIKINPNDRMAHRSNDVMKSISKLYLNNMMLAYTGRFSTLSNYVDCAIGLDTVAVKTFNFSSKKMEENGSTFEQINEYKRKYRKEYAASILGTSSGPVFDVIEGQYFSDILDSYSPFNDKQLVELNSMDNDVIKNYFLKKNNELKVLLEKRKNNKNYIIHTEKYNSGEDFLAQIEKTYEGKVVMIDLWGTWCGACRSSIKYFEPYKSELNKKGVVFVYVTDDKSPEGAWHNMCGGISGEHYRLSSKQTHEIFEKFKFFGWPSYIIKDKTGKYIYSQTGAIFENSIVDKLENALKI from the coding sequence ATGAAAAAGATCACGATATTATTAGTGTTTCTTACGATGCTGACTGTTGTTGGAGCTAAAAATATTAGAACGATAAATAATCCTTCGTTTACCGTTAGTTCTACGTATATGTTTCAAATAGAAAAGGTCGACATCAAGAAGGAGTCTACTGTATTACATTGTGTTTCTTATAATCATCCAGGATGGTGGTTTAAGATCGCTTCTAGTAGTTATCTTTTGGCTGATGGTAAAAAAATAAAAGTTAATAGCGCAGAAGGTATAAAGATGGATACCAATATTACCGTTGATTCTACAAGGCAATGTCGTTATTCCCTTATATTTCCCGCCATTTCTGCAAAAACAAATAGTATAGATTTTTTAGAAGGAGATTTTGATGGTGCATTTCAGATCTTTGGTATTAATCTCAAAAATAAAAAACTGCTTTATGACAGTAAAGCGATACCTGAAATGGTACGTAAGGCAGCGATGCATCCATTAGATGATAACAAACTGTTACCAATGCCTAAATGGGAAAATGGTTCTGCAACTGTTAGGGGTAAACTTGTTGGCTACAATCCTCATATGAGGTCGAAAATAGAGATTTTTCCGGAATGTCCGCTCGACTTAAATACTGCATCTATAAAATCAACAATTTCTGATGACGGTTCATTTTCAGCTGTTGTTCCTCTATATGCATCTCATCAGGCAGTATATATTCAGATAGGTGACTATTCTGTTTCAATAATATTGGAAAATGGTAAAGAATGTGACTTATATGTCGATTTGGTGAAAAGCAGTCATTATATTACAGACCGAATTAAAGAAGTTGATAGTTATAGAGATGAAAATGAGTGTGCTTTTATATATTTCTCAGGCGCAATGTCAGATGTTAATAATCAGATAACAAAACCAGATGTTTGTGATTTGAAATCTTTATCTCGTAATATGCCAAAGCCCGAAAGGGATAATCTTACATCAGAGGAATATCGTGATGTTATATTTAAATGTATGGAGAAAAATCTATGTACATTGGATTCTCTTCATCTCATCACATCTGCACGCCAATATATGACATCTTTAATAAAGAGCAACACAGCAATTAATATTCTGTATCCTTCATGGTCTTATATAAAAATAAATCCAAATGATCGTATGGCTCATCGTAGTAATGACGTAATGAAGAGTATTAGTAAACTTTACTTGAATAATATGATGTTGGCGTATACCGGGAGGTTTAGTACTCTTTCAAATTATGTGGATTGTGCTATTGGACTAGACACTGTTGCTGTAAAAACGTTTAATTTTAGCTCAAAAAAGATGGAAGAAAATGGCTCAACTTTCGAACAAATAAATGAATATAAAAGAAAATATAGAAAAGAATATGCTGCTAGCATTCTTGGCACTTCTTCAGGACCTGTTTTCGATGTAATAGAAGGACAATATTTCTCAGATATACTAGATTCGTATAGCCCATTCAATGATAAGCAGTTAGTTGAGCTGAACTCTATGGACAACGATGTGATAAAGAACTATTTTCTTAAAAAGAATAATGAATTAAAGGTACTTCTCGAAAAGAGAAAGAATAATAAAAATTATATTATACATACTGAAAAATATAATAGTGGAGAAGATTTCCTTGCCCAAATTGAAAAGACTTATGAAGGTAAGGTTGTGATGATTGACCTATGGGGAACATGGTGTGGAGCTTGTCGTAGCTCAATAAAATACTTTGAGCCATATAAATCAGAATTGAATAAAAAAGGTGTCGTATTTGTTTATGTAACAGACGATAAATCTCCTGAAGGGGCATGGCACAATATGTGTGGTGGTATCAGTGGTGAACATTACCGTTTGAGCAGTAAACAAACACATGAAATCTTTGAAAAGTTTAAGTTTTTTGGCTGGCCATCATATATTATAAAAGACAAAACCGGAAAATACATCTATAGTCAAACTGGAGCTATATTTGAAAATTCTATAGTTGATAAATTAGAAAATGCTTTAAAGATTTAA
- a CDS encoding TolB family protein translates to MKIRHYLKFVFILITAILFTSCKKTVHIDNTLTELPPIFPDYKNVTIPPDLAPLHFELLDNSKYDDACAIFKAGNIEITVSEEGKQFKISKTKWNKLQKQSKTISVIIAVKKANKWIAYAPFHFFISKDAIDGYIAYRLIEPGYERWSEMGIYQRCLRNYDEKAIITNKATGHNCMNCHSFCKQSPDRMLFHMRKDFGGTYIINGNDIEKLNTKTNKTISPLVYPSWHPSGNYVAFSVNTTKQMFHTTNRNRVEVFDCASDVVVYDVNKHEIVTSPLLSSKTSFETFPTFSADGNTLYFCTADSMNIPADYDKVKYSICSISFNQKTRQFGNRIDTIFNAKTKNKSASFPRVSPDGRFLMFTLSNYGNFSIWHREANLCMIDLRTGKDINIDALNSNEAESYHSWSSNSRWVIFSSRRIDGLYTRPFIAHINNNGKVSKPFLLPQDDINYYNLLQKSYNIPEFVKGSVKINSYLIMKEARYGNLISVKAL, encoded by the coding sequence ATGAAAATAAGACATTACCTTAAATTTGTATTCATCCTTATTACAGCAATACTATTTACATCCTGTAAGAAGACTGTTCATATTGATAATACTCTGACGGAATTACCCCCAATATTCCCTGATTATAAAAATGTAACTATACCACCTGATTTAGCTCCATTACACTTTGAATTACTTGATAATTCGAAATATGATGATGCATGTGCTATATTTAAAGCCGGGAATATTGAAATAACAGTAAGCGAAGAAGGAAAACAGTTTAAGATCAGCAAAACCAAATGGAATAAACTTCAAAAACAAAGCAAGACAATATCTGTAATAATAGCCGTAAAGAAAGCAAATAAATGGATTGCATACGCTCCATTTCATTTCTTTATATCAAAGGATGCTATTGATGGATATATAGCATACCGTTTGATAGAGCCTGGTTATGAAAGATGGTCTGAAATGGGAATATACCAAAGATGCCTTAGAAATTATGATGAGAAAGCAATAATAACAAACAAAGCGACGGGGCACAATTGTATGAATTGTCATTCGTTCTGCAAGCAATCGCCAGATAGAATGTTATTTCACATGCGTAAAGATTTTGGTGGTACTTATATTATTAATGGCAATGATATAGAAAAACTTAACACGAAGACAAATAAGACAATTTCACCATTGGTATATCCATCTTGGCATCCATCGGGCAATTATGTAGCTTTCTCGGTTAATACTACAAAACAAATGTTCCATACAACTAATCGGAATCGCGTTGAAGTTTTTGATTGCGCATCAGATGTTGTTGTTTATGATGTCAATAAGCATGAGATTGTTACATCTCCTTTATTATCATCCAAGACATCTTTTGAAACATTTCCAACATTCTCTGCAGATGGCAATACCTTATATTTCTGTACTGCTGACAGCATGAATATTCCTGCTGATTATGACAAAGTTAAATATAGTATCTGTTCAATATCATTTAATCAGAAAACAAGGCAATTCGGGAATAGAATAGATACAATTTTTAATGCAAAAACTAAAAATAAAAGTGCTTCATTCCCTAGAGTATCACCTGATGGCAGATTTCTGATGTTTACACTTTCCAATTATGGAAACTTCTCTATATGGCATAGAGAGGCAAACTTATGTATGATAGATCTGCGTACAGGCAAGGACATTAACATAGATGCTCTGAACAGTAATGAAGCAGAAAGTTATCATTCGTGGAGTAGTAATAGTCGCTGGGTCATATTCAGCAGCAGAAGAATTGACGGTCTTTATACTCGTCCATTTATAGCTCATATTAATAACAATGGTAAGGTTTCGAAGCCATTCTTACTTCCACAAGATGATATTAATTATTATAATTTATTACAGAAATCATATAATATACCCGAGTTTGTAAAAGGATCTGTAAAAATAAATTCATATCTAATAATGAAAGAGGCCCGATACGGAAACTTAATAAGCGTAAAAGCCCTCTAA
- a CDS encoding alpha/beta hydrolase — translation MKKYTLSLLFLLICCLVCSQPKGKVLFTKMPCTMLKGISERDYTLYLPPGYNNNTAKYPVLYLLHGGGCSNTDWATEGRLGNVADSLINNDIILPMIIVCPEANKNNMIWFNAPNWTYEDFFFKEFIPYIESHYRTYTDKACRSVAGFSMGGGASIVYGVHHPELFNMVYGMSCYLRRQPLDFLKNDPSGEWRQKIVEDNNPIKTVSNCSEYDAKRYNTVRWFVDCGDDDFTLEANMDLIKAFRSHGIKYQFRVKEGNHNWDYWRPALIEAIKNAFVTNN, via the coding sequence ATGAAAAAATATACATTATCATTACTGTTTCTACTTATATGCTGCTTGGTTTGCAGTCAGCCTAAAGGCAAAGTGCTATTTACAAAGATGCCATGTACTATGCTTAAAGGAATATCAGAACGTGATTACACATTATATCTGCCTCCGGGCTACAATAATAATACGGCCAAATATCCTGTTCTGTATCTTCTTCATGGTGGCGGGTGCAGCAATACAGACTGGGCTACAGAGGGACGTTTAGGTAATGTAGCAGACAGTTTGATAAATAATGATATCATACTGCCAATGATAATAGTATGTCCAGAAGCCAATAAAAATAATATGATATGGTTTAACGCTCCCAATTGGACATACGAAGACTTTTTCTTCAAAGAGTTTATCCCTTATATTGAGTCTCATTACAGAACCTACACCGATAAGGCATGTAGGTCTGTAGCCGGTTTCTCGATGGGAGGGGGAGCCTCGATAGTATATGGAGTGCATCATCCGGAACTGTTTAACATGGTATATGGAATGAGCTGTTATTTAAGGCGTCAACCTTTAGATTTCCTAAAGAATGATCCGTCCGGTGAATGGCGTCAAAAGATTGTTGAAGACAACAATCCCATAAAGACAGTATCAAATTGTTCTGAATACGATGCCAAAAGGTATAATACTGTTCGTTGGTTTGTAGACTGTGGTGATGATGATTTTACTTTAGAGGCCAATATGGATCTTATAAAAGCCTTTCGCAGCCATGGTATAAAGTATCAGTTTAGAGTAAAAGAAGGTAATCATAATTGGGATTATTGGCGTCCAGCTCTTATCGAAGCAATTAAAAACGCATTTGTTACAAACAATTAA
- a CDS encoding glycoside hydrolase family 31 protein — MKTINKSYCINIIRAFCIVVSMLFSLNASSSTVYTCKGNTLVYHLSGGDLYLKLLSDNAVRVRYMYKESQSLPDWVYTTESSNIPKYQIEESNNSLIVNLKDLSLKVQKGTGKISFFDKNGHNLLAESDRTLTPSACYGFNNYVAKGSFVSSPDEFIYGLGQFQDGYLNVKGLTRRLTQVNTQISLPLIISNKGYGILWNNYGLTDFNPADSCVTLQKTAVSGDSQAVNITTAEGNGREIRQSNEFDAVLDIKQSGKYALMLDVGQKMARKHSLVIDGKKVIDFQNFWLPPTASVIVSLNAGKHKLHAILSNNDQPKVYYRIVDNTTTFRSPVAQSVDYTVFVGKPDDVISSYRKQTGESPMMPLWSLGYIHCRERFHSQDEILQTANRFHKEKFPIDVIVQDWQYWGKYGWNAMKFDEEFYPNPKVMVDSLHRMDIKFMLSVWSKVDPSTVVGTEMQKKGYFIPNTTWVDFFNPDAASFYWTNFSNKLLKPYGIDAWWQDATEPENDDLAGRKVMNGKYPGEYFRNVYPLLVNKTVYEGCRKDEPDKRTMILTRCAFPGIQRYGVATWSGDIGNDFETLRRQITAGLGQMSAGLPWWTYDAGGFFRPSNQYTDTLYQERFMRWMQTSVFLPLMRVHGYMTNTEFWNYSKQVVDDAHMCLDMRYRLLPYIYSNAAAVSMQGSTLMRPLVMDFYYDKLALSQKYEYMFGKSLLIAPILEQGVKEWSVYLPSKEKWYDFWTNEPYIGGKTYLVKTDTKKIPVYAKAGSIIPLCLAEKDSKLSLHSSWEIRIFVGADGIFKVYEDDGTTYNYEKGAYSTYGISWNDKQHTLIIGPRKGYFKGMCQNRKLKLVCINGKDSNLQNAKTVMYEGKKITVRF, encoded by the coding sequence ATGAAAACTATTAATAAGTCGTACTGCATAAATATAATAAGGGCCTTCTGTATAGTTGTCTCTATGTTGTTCTCTCTTAATGCCAGTTCCTCAACTGTTTACACGTGCAAAGGTAATACGTTAGTATATCATTTGAGTGGAGGCGACTTATATCTAAAGTTACTTTCAGATAATGCAGTAAGAGTTCGTTATATGTATAAAGAATCTCAGTCTTTACCAGACTGGGTTTATACAACTGAATCATCTAATATTCCAAAATATCAAATTGAAGAAAGTAACAATAGCCTTATTGTAAATCTAAAAGATTTATCACTAAAAGTGCAAAAAGGCACGGGAAAAATTTCTTTCTTTGATAAGAATGGTCATAATTTATTAGCAGAGTCAGACCGGACGCTTACTCCAAGTGCTTGTTATGGTTTTAATAATTATGTTGCTAAAGGAAGTTTTGTGTCATCTCCAGATGAATTTATTTATGGACTTGGTCAATTTCAGGATGGCTATCTTAATGTTAAAGGACTAACTCGTCGCCTAACACAGGTTAATACTCAGATATCATTACCTCTTATTATTTCGAATAAAGGTTACGGAATTCTTTGGAATAATTATGGACTAACAGATTTCAACCCTGCAGATAGTTGTGTGACTCTTCAGAAAACAGCTGTTTCAGGTGATAGTCAGGCTGTTAATATAACAACAGCAGAAGGTAATGGTCGAGAAATACGTCAAAGTAATGAATTCGATGCTGTTCTGGATATAAAACAATCTGGTAAGTATGCATTGATGCTTGATGTAGGTCAGAAAATGGCTAGGAAACATTCCTTAGTTATTGATGGTAAAAAAGTTATCGACTTCCAAAACTTTTGGTTACCTCCTACAGCATCTGTAATTGTTTCTCTTAATGCAGGTAAACATAAATTACATGCCATACTTTCAAATAATGACCAGCCTAAAGTTTACTACAGAATTGTAGACAATACTACTACTTTCCGTTCTCCTGTTGCGCAATCAGTCGATTATACGGTGTTTGTCGGAAAACCAGATGATGTTATATCATCATATCGTAAGCAAACAGGTGAATCTCCAATGATGCCACTTTGGTCTTTAGGATACATTCATTGTCGTGAACGTTTCCATTCGCAGGATGAGATACTCCAAACAGCAAACCGTTTTCATAAAGAAAAATTTCCAATTGATGTGATCGTTCAAGACTGGCAATATTGGGGTAAATATGGATGGAATGCCATGAAGTTTGATGAAGAGTTTTATCCTAATCCTAAAGTGATGGTTGATAGTCTTCACAGAATGGATATTAAATTTATGCTTTCTGTATGGTCTAAAGTAGACCCATCTACTGTTGTTGGAACTGAAATGCAAAAAAAAGGATATTTCATACCAAATACTACTTGGGTTGACTTCTTTAATCCGGATGCAGCATCATTTTATTGGACTAATTTCAGTAATAAATTGTTGAAGCCATATGGTATTGATGCATGGTGGCAGGATGCCACAGAACCCGAGAATGACGATTTAGCCGGTCGTAAAGTTATGAATGGTAAATATCCAGGCGAGTACTTTAGAAATGTGTATCCATTATTGGTAAATAAAACTGTATATGAAGGTTGTCGAAAAGATGAACCGGATAAGCGTACCATGATTCTTACACGTTGTGCTTTCCCTGGTATACAGCGCTATGGAGTAGCAACATGGTCTGGAGATATTGGCAATGATTTTGAGACTTTGCGCAGGCAAATAACAGCAGGACTTGGGCAAATGTCAGCAGGACTTCCATGGTGGACTTATGATGCAGGAGGATTTTTCCGGCCTTCTAATCAATATACAGATACACTTTATCAAGAACGTTTTATGCGTTGGATGCAGACATCAGTCTTTCTTCCTTTAATGCGTGTACATGGATACATGACGAATACAGAATTCTGGAACTACAGTAAACAGGTAGTGGATGATGCACACATGTGTCTTGATATGCGTTATCGTTTACTTCCATACATATATTCAAATGCAGCTGCAGTGTCTATGCAAGGATCAACTCTAATGAGACCTTTGGTTATGGACTTCTATTATGATAAATTAGCTTTGAGTCAGAAATACGAATATATGTTCGGTAAGTCATTATTGATTGCACCTATCTTGGAACAAGGTGTCAAAGAATGGTCTGTATATCTTCCTTCGAAAGAAAAGTGGTATGACTTTTGGACAAATGAACCATATATAGGAGGAAAAACTTATTTAGTAAAAACTGATACAAAGAAAATTCCTGTATATGCAAAAGCAGGTTCTATTATTCCATTGTGTTTAGCCGAAAAAGATTCTAAATTATCCTTGCATTCTTCATGGGAAATACGTATCTTTGTAGGAGCTGACGGCATTTTTAAAGTATACGAAGACGATGGAACAACTTATAATTACGAAAAAGGTGCCTATTCTACATATGGTATATCATGGAATGATAAACAGCATACTTTGATTATAGGTCCACGCAAAGGCTATTTTAAAGGTATGTGCCAAAATCGTAAATTGAAACTGGTATGTATAAATGGCAAAGACAGTAATTTACAAAATGCAAAAACTGTTATGTATGAAGGGAAAAAAATAACAGTTAGATTTTAA
- a CDS encoding glycoside hydrolase family 97 protein, with the protein MKKTILFIGYVLFSLGTVSAYGNDNVIKSPDGKISVTVTDDNGKPQYSVMYGDKEFIQPSQLGIVTNYGDYSKDLHLKDVTTRQVEDDYSVANIKQSHVHYLASEAVYKYYRDSTNVLDIVFRVSNRDVAFRYILHQAGARLSCTITKETTQFKPVDGTTTFLCPQAKPMGGFAGTSPSYETSYTVDEAMGKNGWGEGYTFPCLFKNNNAGWMLISETGVDGGYCASRLIGQTDGTYNIGFPQSGECNGNGMVSPGMALPGATPWRTITLGSTLSNIVETTVPFDLVSQKYEPSKSYTYGKGSWSWIIGMDPSCNYNEQKRYIDFSAAMGYQSVLIDALWDTQIGRDKIADLAKYGAEKGVSLYLWYNSNGYWNDAPQSPRGIMNDPILRRKEMKWMQSIGIKGIKVDFFAGDKQIMMHLYESILCDANDYGLEVIFHGCTIPRGWERMYPNYVASEAVLASENLHFSQDFCNHEAVNACLYPFIRNTIGSMDFGGSALNKHYSSDNKSGTHRVTSDVYALATAVLFQSAVQHFALAPNNITDAPAWAIDFMKNVPSTWDEVKYIDGYPGKYIVLARRHGNQWFLAGVNAENKTLKLTLNVPMLSNAKSFMMYTDDASLKGSVKTFNRKGLKKLTISIPCNGGFVIKDIETRENK; encoded by the coding sequence ATGAAAAAGACGATTCTCTTTATAGGTTATGTCCTCTTCTCTTTAGGAACAGTTTCTGCTTATGGTAATGATAACGTTATAAAAAGCCCAGATGGAAAAATAAGCGTTACTGTAACTGATGATAATGGAAAACCACAATATTCGGTTATGTATGGTGATAAAGAGTTTATTCAACCGTCACAATTGGGAATAGTTACTAACTATGGTGATTATTCAAAGGATCTTCATCTTAAAGATGTTACTACCAGACAAGTCGAAGATGATTATTCTGTGGCTAATATTAAGCAAAGCCATGTTCATTATTTAGCAAGCGAAGCTGTCTATAAGTATTACCGTGATTCTACAAATGTATTGGATATCGTATTCCGGGTAAGTAATCGTGATGTAGCTTTCAGATATATATTACATCAGGCCGGTGCCAGATTGAGTTGCACAATAACGAAAGAGACAACACAGTTTAAACCTGTTGACGGTACTACTACATTCTTATGCCCACAGGCAAAACCGATGGGTGGCTTTGCAGGTACATCACCAAGTTATGAGACATCATATACTGTTGATGAAGCTATGGGAAAGAACGGCTGGGGAGAAGGATATACATTCCCCTGTCTCTTTAAGAATAATAATGCCGGTTGGATGCTAATATCAGAGACTGGTGTTGATGGCGGCTATTGCGCAAGTAGACTAATAGGACAGACTGATGGAACCTATAATATAGGTTTTCCACAGAGTGGTGAATGTAATGGTAACGGAATGGTTTCGCCGGGAATGGCACTTCCAGGAGCAACTCCATGGAGAACAATAACCCTAGGTTCAACACTTTCAAATATAGTAGAAACTACAGTACCATTTGACCTCGTTAGTCAGAAATATGAGCCATCTAAGTCTTATACATATGGCAAAGGTTCTTGGAGTTGGATTATTGGAATGGATCCAAGTTGCAATTATAACGAGCAGAAACGTTATATTGATTTTTCTGCAGCTATGGGATATCAGTCAGTACTAATTGATGCACTTTGGGATACTCAGATAGGAAGAGACAAAATAGCAGATCTGGCAAAATATGGTGCAGAAAAAGGAGTCTCATTATATCTTTGGTATAATTCCAATGGATATTGGAACGATGCACCGCAGTCACCACGTGGTATTATGAACGATCCTATATTGAGACGTAAAGAGATGAAGTGGATGCAATCTATAGGTATAAAAGGAATAAAAGTAGATTTCTTTGCTGGAGACAAACAGATAATGATGCATCTTTATGAGTCAATATTATGTGATGCCAATGATTATGGGCTAGAAGTTATATTCCATGGTTGTACTATTCCTAGAGGGTGGGAGCGCATGTATCCTAATTATGTAGCGAGTGAAGCTGTATTGGCCAGTGAAAATCTTCATTTCTCTCAAGATTTCTGTAATCATGAAGCCGTAAATGCTTGTCTATATCCATTTATACGTAATACAATAGGTAGCATGGATTTTGGTGGAAGTGCACTTAATAAGCATTATAGTTCAGACAACAAGAGTGGTACTCACAGAGTAACTTCGGATGTATATGCTTTGGCTACAGCTGTTTTATTCCAAAGTGCAGTTCAACATTTTGCTCTGGCTCCTAATAATATCACTGATGCACCTGCATGGGCAATAGACTTTATGAAGAACGTTCCATCAACATGGGATGAAGTTAAATATATAGATGGTTATCCAGGCAAATATATTGTATTGGCAAGAAGACACGGAAATCAATGGTTTCTGGCAGGCGTAAATGCAGAGAATAAAACACTTAAATTGACATTGAATGTTCCAATGCTATCTAATGCCAAATCTTTTATGATGTATACTGATGATGCTTCATTAAAAGGCAGTGTAAAAACCTTTAACCGAAAAGGTCTTAAAAAACTCACAATATCAATACCTTGTAATGGCGGATTTGTTATAAAGGATATTGAAACGCGCGAAAATAAATAA
- a CDS encoding alpha/beta hydrolase-fold protein yields MKKYLLFNLCILFSAATFSQTPAETNINKSGYPKIMPDNSVEFSIKAPEAHKIQVDLGQKFDMVKSADGIWTVTTTPQSPSIHYYSLIVDGLSVADPSSESFYGCGRMMSCIEIPYVKQDTRFQVQNVAHGDIRIVRYYSNVTKSWRVMYIYTPAGYDKNMDKKYPVIYIMHGGGEDARGWVQQGRSDIILDNLIAEGKAKPMMLVSFDANVGGFDNVKSEILDNVIPFVENNFKADASADSRALAGLSMGGMYTLYVGVPNTDKFHHLGVFSSGWFAQRTSFMSADKERDANYSYMDNNSSLMNNNLKNFFITIGGKEDIAYGNCQIMMQHLNKAGIKFEYFDSKAGGHTWPVWREDLYLFAQKIFK; encoded by the coding sequence ATGAAAAAGTATTTATTATTTAATTTATGTATTCTGTTTTCTGCCGCAACGTTTTCACAGACACCAGCAGAAACTAATATTAACAAATCGGGCTATCCAAAGATTATGCCCGACAACAGTGTCGAATTTAGTATTAAAGCACCTGAAGCTCATAAAATTCAAGTGGATTTGGGACAAAAGTTTGACATGGTTAAGAGTGCTGATGGCATTTGGACTGTTACCACTACACCTCAAAGTCCAAGCATACATTATTACAGTCTTATCGTAGACGGTCTGTCTGTTGCCGATCCTTCAAGCGAATCTTTTTACGGGTGTGGTCGTATGATGAGTTGTATAGAAATTCCTTATGTGAAACAAGATACACGTTTTCAGGTTCAAAATGTGGCACATGGAGATATACGTATTGTAAGATACTATTCTAATGTGACTAAGAGCTGGAGAGTAATGTATATATATACCCCTGCAGGATATGATAAGAATATGGATAAGAAATATCCTGTAATCTATATAATGCATGGAGGAGGTGAGGATGCCCGTGGATGGGTTCAACAAGGACGTTCTGATATCATACTTGATAATCTTATTGCAGAAGGCAAGGCGAAACCGATGATGCTTGTAAGCTTTGATGCTAATGTTGGGGGATTTGATAATGTAAAATCAGAAATACTTGATAATGTAATCCCATTTGTTGAAAATAATTTCAAGGCAGATGCTTCTGCAGACAGCAGAGCTCTGGCCGGTTTATCAATGGGAGGCATGTATACTCTGTATGTAGGAGTACCCAATACAGATAAATTCCATCATTTAGGAGTATTCAGTTCTGGTTGGTTTGCCCAGAGAACATCATTTATGAGTGCTGATAAAGAACGCGATGCTAACTATTCGTATATGGATAATAACTCATCATTAATGAATAATAATCTTAAGAATTTCTTTATAACCATAGGAGGTAAAGAAGACATTGCTTATGGAAATTGCCAGATAATGATGCAACATCTAAACAAGGCCGGTATTAAGTTTGAATACTTTGATTCAAAAGCAGGTGGACATACTTGGCCTGTATGGAGAGAGGACTTATACCTTTTTGCACAGAAGATTTTTAAATAG